The proteins below are encoded in one region of Thermococcus peptonophilus:
- a CDS encoding aldehyde ferredoxin oxidoreductase family protein gives MVMFGYTGKILFVDLGSKTLRTEPTEKYAKDFLGGRGIATRILYENPDALVFMTGPLTSFVPSGSRMDVVAVSPVTGLIGGSSTGGEFPSALKFAGYDGIVITGKSEKPVYLRIENGEVSIESAEELWGLNVFDTIEALTHGHPDLRVACIGRAGENGVKFAGISFSHRNLASRGGLGTVMGAKKLKAILVHGTEGTKPYNPVELMSVFEEIQESIISSGEFLRFKDWHVNFIPTILKLRMPYFGDYEREWEKAEEAAMKAREWFEEHTVGRASCFSCPLRCWGLVKYDGETLPINLCQGTFPAATFTLKTEDPELAWRIYRKCQSEGLDMMSTVAVVAYASRLGLVELGTEEVLEMIEKIVTRQGEGDILAEGIKRASEHFGVPAVYVKGGMESWSSDVRPFVGSALISAVADSGSVNRALYGFPEFYYYIKKEQAEMMATRFVGDVEAAYPWSYSESKVRFAVLWENLHIIADSLGVCVIALLTTPLKLWAKAYEAVTGEKITEQELMTVAERTRTLERLFTLKHGDRKDDLSPRLFRDEPKLDREKLEGMKRVYYSLRGWDENGVPKPETIEKLGLGDLV, from the coding sequence ATGGTTATGTTCGGATACACTGGAAAAATCCTCTTCGTTGATTTAGGCTCGAAGACTCTCAGAACGGAGCCGACCGAGAAGTACGCCAAGGACTTCCTCGGCGGCAGGGGGATTGCCACAAGGATACTTTACGAAAACCCCGATGCGCTGGTCTTCATGACCGGGCCGCTGACCTCGTTCGTGCCCTCGGGCTCAAGGATGGACGTGGTGGCAGTTTCTCCCGTAACGGGACTGATAGGGGGAAGCAGTACAGGTGGAGAGTTCCCCTCTGCCCTGAAGTTTGCGGGCTACGACGGAATCGTGATAACCGGAAAGAGCGAGAAGCCTGTTTACCTAAGGATAGAGAACGGGGAGGTCTCGATAGAGAGCGCCGAAGAGCTCTGGGGGCTCAACGTTTTTGACACGATAGAGGCCCTCACTCACGGCCACCCTGACCTTAGGGTTGCATGCATAGGCAGGGCCGGTGAAAACGGGGTGAAGTTCGCAGGGATTTCTTTCTCCCACAGGAACCTCGCCTCGAGGGGAGGTCTCGGCACCGTCATGGGTGCCAAAAAGCTCAAGGCCATCCTCGTCCACGGAACGGAGGGGACTAAACCCTACAACCCCGTTGAGCTGATGTCCGTCTTTGAGGAGATTCAGGAGAGCATAATAAGCAGTGGCGAGTTCCTCCGCTTCAAGGACTGGCACGTGAACTTCATCCCGACGATACTGAAGCTGAGGATGCCCTACTTCGGGGACTACGAGAGGGAATGGGAGAAGGCGGAAGAGGCCGCTATGAAGGCCAGGGAGTGGTTTGAGGAGCACACGGTTGGCAGGGCAAGTTGCTTCTCCTGCCCGCTACGGTGCTGGGGACTGGTGAAGTACGACGGGGAAACCCTGCCGATAAACCTCTGCCAGGGGACTTTTCCAGCGGCAACGTTCACGCTTAAAACGGAGGATCCTGAGCTCGCCTGGCGGATTTACAGGAAGTGCCAGAGCGAGGGGCTTGACATGATGAGCACCGTCGCGGTCGTTGCCTACGCCTCGCGCCTTGGTCTCGTGGAGCTAGGAACTGAGGAAGTCCTTGAGATGATAGAGAAAATAGTAACTAGACAGGGAGAGGGTGATATCTTAGCTGAAGGCATCAAGAGGGCCAGCGAGCACTTCGGCGTTCCTGCCGTTTACGTTAAAGGAGGAATGGAGTCCTGGAGCAGCGACGTAAGGCCCTTCGTTGGTTCCGCGCTCATCTCGGCTGTGGCCGATTCAGGAAGCGTCAACCGCGCTCTCTACGGCTTCCCAGAGTTCTACTATTATATAAAGAAGGAGCAGGCCGAGATGATGGCGACCAGGTTCGTTGGAGACGTTGAGGCAGCCTACCCATGGAGCTACTCGGAGAGCAAAGTCCGCTTTGCAGTCCTCTGGGAGAACCTCCACATCATAGCCGATTCTCTCGGCGTCTGCGTGATAGCGCTCCTCACCACACCGCTGAAGCTGTGGGCAAAGGCCTACGAGGCGGTAACCGGGGAGAAGATAACCGAGCAGGAGCTCATGACTGTGGCGGAGAGGACGAGAACCCTTGAAAGGCTCTTTACCCTCAAACACGGAGACAGAAAGGACGACCTCTCTCCAAGGCTCTTCAGGGACGAGCCGAAGCTGGACAGGGAGAAGCTGGAGGGGATGAAGCGGGTTTATTACTCCCTGAGGGGCTGGGACGAGAATGGCGTTCCCAAGCCTGAAACGATTGAAAAACTTGGATTGGGTGATCTGGTATGA
- a CDS encoding aldehyde ferredoxin oxidoreductase family protein — protein MFGYAGKILFVDLSTRLIKTIPTDKYAADFLGGRGIATKIAYDLIPPDADALDPENVLVMMTGPLTGVAPSSSRIDIVSLSPVTNLLGGSSAGGDFGAALKFAGYDGIVITGRSKEPTCIRIIDDEVTFHDAEACWEYDVYDTVDCVKKLGREDVQVACIGKAGANLVKTAGISFSKRNLAARGGLGAVMGSKNLKAIAVAGTKGVKVRDTKRLMEVNFEIQKRIRESPAFKKYENWHANIALSLLKARRPYFGDYEEDYWEEAEEAVRNAKRFFEEMATLRPNSCFSCPLRCWAWVEYKDEEAPMVACQGTFPAILFILKIKDPELAWKVYLRLQREGMDIMGTAAVIAYASRLGLVKLGTEDILWLIDEIVNREGPGNVLAEGVKRASEHFGVPAVYVKGGMESWSSDVRPFRGVALAGAVSESGSISRAIHGFPASSYYTKPEKAKKVAREIVGDESAAEPTNYKGKAKLVAYFENEHIIADSLGVCDTPMLSIPLELWAEAFTAATGIEMSPEKLHFYAEKIRTLERMFNVRRGVNREEDTLSPRLFESVIRSGPWKGVKLDREKFERMKDEYYKLRGWDERGIPTEETLRKYELEW, from the coding sequence ATGTTCGGCTACGCTGGAAAAATCCTCTTTGTGGACTTGAGTACCCGCCTCATCAAGACGATCCCCACTGACAAGTATGCAGCTGACTTCTTGGGGGGCAGGGGGATAGCCACCAAGATTGCCTACGACCTAATTCCACCGGATGCAGACGCCCTTGACCCCGAGAACGTACTGGTGATGATGACCGGCCCGCTCACTGGTGTTGCCCCGTCAAGTTCTAGGATAGACATCGTATCGCTCTCGCCCGTGACTAACCTGCTCGGTGGGAGCAGTGCAGGAGGAGATTTCGGCGCGGCCCTCAAGTTTGCCGGCTACGATGGGATCGTTATAACCGGGAGGAGCAAGGAGCCAACGTGCATACGCATCATAGACGACGAAGTTACCTTCCACGATGCAGAGGCCTGCTGGGAGTACGACGTATACGATACCGTTGACTGCGTAAAGAAGCTCGGAAGGGAGGACGTCCAGGTCGCGTGCATCGGAAAGGCGGGCGCCAATCTCGTTAAAACAGCGGGGATAAGCTTCTCGAAGCGCAATTTAGCGGCTAGAGGCGGACTTGGGGCAGTAATGGGGAGCAAGAACCTCAAGGCGATAGCAGTCGCGGGGACGAAGGGGGTTAAAGTGAGGGACACGAAGAGGCTCATGGAAGTTAACTTCGAAATCCAGAAGAGGATAAGGGAGAGCCCGGCCTTCAAGAAGTACGAGAACTGGCACGCAAACATCGCGCTCTCCCTGCTGAAAGCGAGGAGGCCCTATTTCGGCGACTACGAGGAGGACTACTGGGAAGAAGCAGAAGAAGCCGTCAGGAACGCTAAGAGGTTCTTCGAAGAGATGGCCACGCTAAGGCCAAACAGCTGCTTCTCCTGCCCGCTGAGGTGCTGGGCCTGGGTCGAGTACAAGGACGAAGAGGCTCCAATGGTGGCCTGCCAGGGCACTTTTCCGGCTATACTCTTCATCCTCAAGATAAAGGATCCAGAACTCGCCTGGAAGGTCTACCTGAGGCTCCAGAGGGAAGGGATGGATATAATGGGTACAGCGGCTGTGATAGCCTACGCTTCCCGCCTTGGTCTCGTGAAGCTCGGAACTGAAGATATACTTTGGCTTATAGATGAGATAGTGAACCGCGAGGGTCCAGGGAACGTGCTCGCGGAAGGTGTGAAGAGGGCAAGCGAGCACTTTGGCGTTCCAGCCGTTTACGTCAAAGGTGGGATGGAGTCCTGGAGCAGCGACGTAAGGCCGTTCCGCGGAGTAGCCTTAGCTGGAGCGGTCTCGGAGAGCGGGAGTATAAGCAGGGCAATACACGGCTTCCCAGCTTCATCCTACTACACAAAACCCGAGAAGGCCAAGAAAGTGGCGAGGGAGATAGTTGGTGATGAAAGCGCCGCAGAGCCAACCAACTATAAGGGGAAGGCAAAACTGGTCGCCTACTTCGAGAACGAGCACATCATAGCTGACTCCCTCGGTGTCTGCGACACGCCGATGCTCTCAATCCCCCTTGAACTGTGGGCCGAAGCCTTCACAGCGGCAACGGGGATAGAAATGAGCCCCGAGAAGCTCCACTTCTACGCCGAGAAGATAAGGACTCTTGAGAGGATGTTCAACGTCAGGAGGGGCGTTAACAGGGAGGAGGACACCCTCTCACCCAGGCTCTTTGAGAGTGTAATCCGCTCTGGCCCATGGAAGGGGGTCAAACTCGACCGGGAGAAGTTCGAGAGGATGAAGGACGAATACTATAAGCTGAGGGGCTGGGACGAGAGAGGTATTCCAACTGAGGAGACACTGAGAAAGTATGAACTTGAGTGGTGA
- a CDS encoding 4Fe-4S dicluster domain-containing protein, translating to MPYLIVHEDKCIGCRTCEMVCSLSHEGVVNPDLSRIHVLGYKGEKFPIMCLQCEDAPCELVCPMEAIHMQGGIRIVDDEKCIRCKMCTLVCPIGGVLYDYINHQMIRCDLCGGDPQCVKYCPMNVIELVPDDAVPEARKRGVRILYGEAD from the coding sequence TTGCCATACCTGATAGTTCATGAGGACAAGTGCATAGGGTGCCGCACCTGCGAGATGGTCTGTTCTCTCAGCCACGAGGGAGTTGTAAACCCCGATCTCTCGAGGATTCACGTGCTCGGCTACAAGGGAGAGAAGTTTCCGATAATGTGCCTCCAGTGCGAGGACGCTCCCTGCGAACTAGTCTGCCCGATGGAAGCAATCCACATGCAGGGGGGCATCAGGATAGTTGACGACGAGAAGTGCATCCGCTGCAAGATGTGCACCCTCGTATGTCCCATAGGAGGAGTTCTCTACGACTACATCAACCACCAGATGATACGCTGCGACCTCTGCGGCGGAGACCCCCAGTGCGTCAAATACTGTCCAATGAACGTCATAGAGCTCGTTCCGGACGACGCCGTCCCCGAGGCGAGGAAGAGGGGGGTTAGAATCCTCTACGGGGAGGCGGATTGA
- a CDS encoding MFS transporter, with the protein MDIRVLGHAEATYTIVYTIAVGVAGYIMDVESHRLAFILAAGLLLIAALSRLPFPDLRGEVEEESELPYRDKLILGMVAMFMIAGTGMLMMIPAIPILEVRVLNLSNTVIGIAMAINSLTYVLFSELWGRVITRPSHVIRVFQLGFIAIGAMAMVYFASTSAWYVYLASALCAIGGSAISIGWQAFSMGIPDYRTEDLSALHLTTCGIRGLYAPLLGSLSIELVGVRRTFIIAAVLVVSALFMAEALIRPLRERFEF; encoded by the coding sequence ATGGACATCAGGGTTCTGGGTCACGCCGAGGCAACCTATACAATAGTCTATACCATAGCCGTTGGAGTCGCGGGCTACATAATGGACGTGGAGAGCCACAGGCTCGCCTTCATCTTAGCTGCAGGCCTGCTTCTTATTGCGGCACTCTCAAGGCTCCCCTTTCCGGACCTTAGGGGAGAGGTAGAGGAGGAGAGCGAGCTACCCTACAGGGATAAGCTGATTCTGGGCATGGTAGCGATGTTTATGATAGCAGGAACCGGAATGCTGATGATGATTCCTGCGATTCCAATCCTCGAGGTTAGAGTCCTTAACCTCTCCAACACTGTAATCGGAATCGCCATGGCGATAAACAGCCTTACGTACGTACTCTTCTCCGAGCTGTGGGGAAGGGTTATCACTCGGCCTTCCCACGTCATAAGGGTCTTTCAGCTTGGCTTCATTGCCATTGGTGCCATGGCAATGGTCTACTTCGCGAGCACTTCAGCCTGGTACGTTTACCTCGCGAGTGCCCTCTGTGCCATTGGAGGTTCAGCCATCTCAATAGGCTGGCAGGCCTTCTCGATGGGAATCCCTGACTACAGGACAGAGGATCTCTCGGCGCTCCACCTGACGACCTGCGGGATAAGAGGGCTCTATGCCCCCCTCCTTGGGAGCCTTTCCATAGAACTCGTTGGCGTTAGGAGGACTTTTATAATTGCCGCAGTTCTCGTTGTGAGCGCTCTCTTCATGGCTGAGGCGCTAATAAGGCCCCTCAGAGAGCGGTTCGAGTTTTAG
- a CDS encoding OsmC family protein — MERLEYSAHLKWDGNVGSEAKVREFTFYIDTNTDGYNKGPNPTEYLLAAIGGCLTVNWGRLIKKMRLDVKGFEVEVKGWRGLDEPQLKEITYKITVFTNEDEKKIMRVKELAEKYGTVFNTVGAEKIRGEVEIVRLE, encoded by the coding sequence ATGGAGCGCCTTGAGTACTCGGCACACCTGAAGTGGGACGGCAACGTCGGAAGTGAAGCGAAGGTGAGGGAGTTTACCTTTTACATAGACACGAACACGGACGGCTACAACAAAGGCCCTAACCCGACGGAGTACCTCTTAGCTGCGATCGGCGGCTGTTTAACCGTCAACTGGGGCAGGCTGATCAAGAAGATGCGCCTCGACGTGAAAGGCTTTGAGGTCGAGGTCAAGGGCTGGCGCGGACTTGACGAACCTCAGCTGAAGGAGATAACCTACAAGATCACAGTCTTCACTAACGAGGACGAGAAGAAGATCATGCGCGTGAAGGAACTGGCCGAGAAGTACGGGACGGTCTTCAACACCGTTGGGGCGGAGAAGATAAGGGGAGAGGTGGAGATAGTCAGGCTTGAGTGA
- a CDS encoding MoaD/ThiS family protein, whose product MVRIKLMGAFAHLAGARELEVKLDGKKKVDELLRELIPRYDEFKDKIIMINGKPARGDAEVEDTDEVKLMPVLSGG is encoded by the coding sequence ATGGTGCGTATAAAGCTGATGGGAGCCTTTGCTCACCTTGCCGGCGCGAGGGAGCTTGAGGTAAAGCTTGATGGAAAGAAAAAGGTGGATGAGCTTCTCAGGGAGCTTATTCCGAGGTACGACGAGTTCAAAGACAAAATCATAATGATAAACGGAAAGCCGGCGAGGGGGGACGCTGAGGTTGAAGATACCGACGAGGTAAAGCTCATGCCGGTTCTCAGCGGGGGATGA
- the for gene encoding tungsten-containing formaldehyde ferredoxin oxidoreductase, which yields MKGWWGRILRVDLTNNKVQVQEYPKEVAKKFIGGRGLAAWILWNEAKNVDPLGPENKLVFASGPFNGLPTPSGGKMVVAAKSPLTGGYGDGNLGTMATVHLRKAGYDALVVEGKAKKPVYIYIEDDNVSILSAEGLWGKGTFETERELKKIHGKNVGVLSIGPAGENLVKYAVVISQEGRAAGRPGMGAVMGSKNLKAVVIKGTKEIPVADKEKLRELSQEAYNAILNSPGYPFWKRQGTMAAVEWTNENSALPTRNFSDGSFEFARSIDGYTMEGMKVKQRGCPYCNMPCGNVVLDAEGQESELDYENVALLGSNLGLGKLNEVSVLNRIADDMGMDTISLGGSIAHVMEAVEKGILKDGPTFGDFKGAKQLALDIAYRRGELGNLAAEGVKAMAEKLGTHDFAMHVKGLEVSGYNCFIYPAMALAYGTSSIGAHHKEAWVIAWEIGTAPIEGEKAKKVEYKITYTPEKAAKVIELQRLRGGLFEMLTACRLPWVEVGLDINYYPKLLEAITGVKYTWDDLYAAADRLYALIRAYWVREFNGNWDRKMDYPPRRWFIEGLKSGPYKGQHLDEKKYDELLSEYYRLRGWDERGIPKKETLQKLGLEEVIPELEKVTKLE from the coding sequence ATGAAAGGATGGTGGGGAAGAATCCTCAGGGTTGATCTTACCAACAACAAGGTCCAAGTGCAGGAGTACCCAAAGGAAGTCGCGAAGAAGTTCATTGGCGGCAGGGGTCTGGCCGCATGGATTCTCTGGAACGAGGCCAAGAACGTTGATCCACTTGGGCCCGAGAACAAGCTCGTTTTTGCATCTGGCCCGTTCAACGGTCTCCCAACACCGAGCGGAGGTAAGATGGTTGTCGCTGCCAAGAGCCCGCTCACCGGTGGCTACGGTGACGGAAACCTTGGAACCATGGCGACCGTTCACCTCAGGAAAGCCGGATATGATGCCCTAGTCGTCGAGGGCAAGGCCAAGAAGCCGGTCTACATCTACATCGAGGACGACAACGTGAGCATCCTGAGCGCTGAGGGCCTCTGGGGCAAGGGGACCTTCGAGACCGAGAGGGAGCTTAAGAAGATACACGGCAAGAACGTCGGTGTCCTCAGCATCGGCCCTGCCGGAGAAAACCTCGTCAAGTACGCCGTTGTGATCTCTCAGGAGGGCAGGGCCGCCGGAAGGCCCGGTATGGGTGCAGTCATGGGAAGCAAGAACCTCAAGGCCGTCGTCATAAAGGGAACCAAAGAGATACCCGTCGCTGACAAGGAGAAGCTCAGGGAGCTGAGTCAGGAAGCATACAACGCAATCCTGAACTCGCCGGGCTATCCCTTCTGGAAGAGACAGGGTACGATGGCGGCCGTCGAGTGGACGAACGAGAACTCAGCCCTTCCAACCAGGAACTTCAGCGATGGAAGCTTTGAGTTCGCCCGCTCAATAGACGGCTACACAATGGAGGGAATGAAGGTCAAGCAGCGTGGCTGCCCCTACTGTAACATGCCCTGTGGAAACGTCGTGCTCGACGCTGAAGGTCAGGAGAGCGAGCTCGACTACGAGAACGTTGCACTGCTCGGTTCTAACCTGGGGCTCGGAAAGCTCAATGAGGTCTCGGTCCTCAACAGGATAGCGGACGACATGGGTATGGACACCATCAGCCTCGGCGGCTCAATAGCCCATGTAATGGAGGCCGTTGAGAAGGGCATCCTCAAGGACGGTCCGACCTTCGGCGACTTCAAGGGTGCCAAGCAGCTCGCCCTCGACATCGCTTACCGCAGGGGAGAGCTTGGAAACCTCGCGGCAGAGGGCGTTAAGGCCATGGCCGAGAAGCTCGGCACCCACGACTTCGCCATGCACGTGAAGGGCCTTGAGGTAAGCGGTTACAACTGCTTCATCTACCCGGCGATGGCACTCGCTTATGGAACCAGCTCAATAGGTGCCCACCACAAGGAGGCCTGGGTCATAGCCTGGGAGATCGGAACCGCTCCAATAGAGGGCGAGAAGGCCAAGAAGGTCGAGTATAAGATAACTTACACTCCGGAGAAGGCTGCTAAGGTGATAGAGCTCCAGCGCCTCAGGGGTGGCCTCTTTGAGATGCTCACCGCGTGCAGACTTCCGTGGGTCGAGGTCGGTCTCGACATCAACTATTATCCGAAGCTCCTCGAGGCCATCACCGGCGTCAAGTACACCTGGGACGATCTCTACGCCGCTGCCGACAGGCTCTACGCACTCATAAGGGCCTACTGGGTCAGGGAGTTCAACGGCAACTGGGACAGGAAGATGGACTACCCGCCGAGAAGATGGTTCATCGAGGGCCTCAAGAGCGGCCCGTACAAGGGCCAGCACCTCGACGAGAAGAAGTACGATGAACTTCTCAGCGAGTACTACAGGCTCAGGGGCTGGGACGAGCGCGGAATCCCGAAGAAGGAGACCCTCCAAAAGCTCGGCCTCGAAGAGGTCATTCCGGAGCTGGAGAAGGTTACCAAGCTCGAGTGA